CCCGGCGCCGTGGACCTCAGCGCCCGCGGCCGCGCCGCCGCGTTTGACAGCTTCCTGGGGTGGAACGGGCATCTTGCCTGTTCCTGGCGTAGCGGGGGCGGGCGAGACGCCCGCCCCGCCCCAATCGCTCGCAAGGTCACTCGGGCACACAATCACGACACCGTCGCCCTGGGCCAGCGCCAGCTCAAGCGCTTCGGCCAGCCGGCCGCGCGCCGCGCGGCGGATCGTCACGCGATCGATGACGACCTCGATATGGTGCCGGCGATTGCGGTCCAGCGGCGGCGGGTCGGACAGGTGGATGTAGACGCCGTCGACGCGGGCGCGGGCGAAGCCCTGCTGCAGCAGCTCGGCGAAGAGGTCGCGATGCTCGCCCTTCTGGGCACGCACCTTCGGAGAAAGCAGCGTGCACGCCGTGCCCTCGCCGAGGGCGAGAATCTGAGCGAGCATCTGCTCGCGCGTCTGGGCGGCGATTTCGCGGCCGCAGCGCGTGCAGTGGGGCGTGCCGGCCCGGGCGAAGAGCACGCGCGCGTAGTCATAAATCTGCGTGATCGTGCCGACCGTGCTGCGCGGGTTCCAGCCGCTGGTTTTCTGCTGAATCGAGATGGAGGGAGACAATCCGGTGATCTGGTCCACATCCGGCTTGGGGAGCTGCCCCATGAACTGCCGCGCGTAGGAGCTGAGCGACTCGATGTAGCGCCGTTGCCCCTCCGCGTAGAGCGTGTCGAACGCGAGGCTGCTCTTGCCGCTGCCTGAGACGCCGGTGAAGCAGATCAGCTTGTTTCTCGGGAGCGTGAGCGAGACGTCGCGCAGGTTATGCACGCGCGCCCCGGCGACGCGGATGGGCTGAGAGCTGAGCGACGCCATGGCCGGAGGTTATCCCAGAATGGCTGCGGCGGACAGCCGGACGCGTGTGGCGCCGAGCATGAGCGAATTTGACGCCGCGGGCTTGGTCCCGTATATTTCGCACAGCCTCTCGCATCCTGAACTGTCCCCATCGTCTAGAGGCCCAGGACACCGGCTTTTCAAGCCGAGAACACGGGTTCGAATCCCGTTGGGGGCAGTCCTGCGCACACACCTTGGGACGCCCTACCGTTCAACGTCACGCGCTCCGATTCGCCGTTCTTGGGGGGATCGCCGATGGCTGAATTGAACGCGCCGCCTCGGATCACCCCGCCCGCGAAGGCCGCCACCACGATCGTGGCGGTTTCAACGAGCTTCCGGACGTTCGCGTCCGACGGCGATTTCACCGTCGGACGCGGGGGTTTAACGCTACGGCGAAGCCTGATCCGCTCTAGTTTTGCGACAGCAACGCCACAAACGGATTGATGTCCAGCACGTCCGCGTTGCCGTCGGCATTGACGTCCGCGTTCATGATGTCACACTCGGGATACTGCTGTGCATACGCCGCCGGGCCGCTCAGCGCCGTGATGAACGGGTTGATGTCCAGCACATCGACGGCCGCGTCGCAGTTCAAATCGCCGGCCAGCGGCGGAACAAGGACGTATGACTTGTACATGCCTCCACCGCCGTACCCGTAGCCGACGATCCAGCCGGCGTCGTTGACCGCGGTGGCGGTCATCAGCGTAAATCCCGCCGTGTTCGTCAGAAGGTTCAGGTCGCGGATGCCGTTGCCCGGGTCATACACGAACGCCCGGCTGGAGGCCGTCGGCGTAAAGATCGTTCCCACGACGACGCCGTGCGCGTTGATGCTGGTGGGCTTCACGTACGGTTGATAGTCGGGAGAGGGCAACGGCAAGAGCGTGACGCCGGAGACGGGCGACCATGTGTAACCATAACTCACCTGGCCGTTTTGCTCGCGGCGGTTGCCGACGATTGTCCCGTCCTCCTCAATATCGACCACGGTTGTTTGTATGTTCGGACCGGCGAAGAGGCTGCTGACGTAGAAGTACTGGCCGGTCTCGAGGTCATAGACATAGCCGTCGGGCTGGCTGTTGCCGCCGGTCCAGCCGATGACCAGGCCGGTGTTGGTAACATGCGACGCGCCCTTGGCGCCTGGGACCGGCAGCGTGCGGGCGCCATTGACGGCATCCCACAGATAGGGGACTTGCAGCACGCCCTGGCTGTTGGAGCAATTGCATATCTGCATCGAGCCGACGGCCAGGCCGGCGTCGTTGACGTCCGACAACACAAGCGGGTAGTAATAGCCGGGCACAATCGGGACGGTGGTGAGCTGGCCGCTGGGAATGTCATAGAGCTGCGCCACGCCGGCCAGCGCGCCGTTGTCGCTGATACCGTGCGGCCAACTGATTCCCACGGCGGTCTTTCCGGCGGCCAACGACCAGTAGAATCCGGAGTAGCTGATGGACGAGCCGTACTGGTACGTGGACGTACCGCAGGCTACGCCGTTGTTGTTGATGTCATAGATGTAGCATTCTCGCAGGCCGTAGGTTGTCGTGAATGCGTCGACGAGGTGGAAGCGGTATTCCTCCGCCACGACGGTCGCGGCCAGAGCTTGTACCAGGCACCACGCCGCGATACGCGCGGCCGGGGATGTGCGGGTCATCGCGAGCCTCCAGTAGGCGCGGCCAGTCAGTTTCCGCTGAGCAGCGCCGTGAACGGGTTGATGTCCAGAATGTCCACAGCGCCATCCGCATTGACATCGCCGGCGGTGATGTCGCACTGTGGATACGCCGCCGCATAGGCGGCCGCATCTCCGACGGCGAGGACGAACGCGTTGATGTCGAGGATGTCCACGCTGCCGTCGCAATTGAGATCGCCGCGGGCGGGCGGCGCGGCGGATTGACGATAGTCAAACCCGGAGCTGGACGAGTACGACGCATTATTCACGGGATTCCCCTGTGCGTCGCGCAGGTTGCGGATGCCGCCCCAGTAGCTGGAATTGCCGAGATCGATCACGGTGTCCAGCGTTCCGGCGGCCAGGGCATACTGGTTGTCGAACTGCGTGTCCACCTGCAGGAATGTATCCACCAGAATCGGCTCGCCGTAGATGAACTCGATCGTCGCCGTCTGCTGGTAGGTGTTGAGCGGGTCGCCGAAGTAGTCCAGCGAAGTGGAGTCGAAGCCCTTGTACCACTCGCCGGCGTAAAACACCGATTGAATCGGATTACCGAAGGGATCGCTGACGCCTTCCACGGACGCATTGATCACCGCGTGCCAGAACGCGTAGAACTCGGTGTCGGGGTTCGTCAGGTATTCAGGGCTGAGATTGACAAAGCCTGAGCCGGCGACGTAAAGCGTGACTTCAAAGAACCCGTGCGTGCCGTTGAGCGCGGGGGCGTCGAAGCGCAGCACGTCCCAGTAACGCGAGGTGGCGAAGCCGTACTCGAAGTAAAGCGGGTTCGCCGGGTTCGTGCCGGCCAGGTCGATGCGCGCCTTGTTGACTCCGAAGCCGACGTTCGCCACGCCGGCCACGCGACCGTAGTCGACGATCAGGTCTTCGTGCTCAATCGGCCCGACCGGCTGCTCGCCCTGCTCGTAATGCTCAATGTAATGCGGCCCGAGCGAGAGGTTCACTCCGTATTCGACGTGGTGCGCCGCGACCGCGGAGATGGTGACGGTGTCACTCGTGGCGGCGTTGTCGTCGTCCCACACGGTCAGTGTCGCGACGTATGTGCCGGAGTTGGCGTAGGTGTGAACCGGGTTCGGCTCGCTCGAAATGTCGCCGGATGAATCGCCGAAGGTCCACTGGTAGGTCACGATGGCGCCGTCCGCGTCGTACGAACCGGCCGAACTGAATTGCACATTCAGAGGCGTGTTGCCGGACGCCGGCGTGGCGCTGGCGAGCGCTACCGGCGGCAGGTTGACGCCGGCCGCGTTGATGATCAGGCTGGTGGTGCCCACGCCGCCGCGCGCGTCGTAACAGTTCATCGTGACGGTCTGCGGCCCCGGCTCGGTGAACGTGTGATAGGCAGTCGTTCCCCAGTAGGTGCCGCCGTCACTGAACAACCACTCCACGTTGCCGATGAAGCCATCGGGATCGTACGAGCCGGCTGCCGAGAACACGACGTCGAGCGGCAGAACGCCGGCGTAGGTGTCCGCCGTTGCGACGGCGACGGGCAATTGGTTGGGGGCGAGCGCCTTGACGAGGACCGTCTGGGTGGTCGACGCTCCGCCGTCATCCGTCACCGTCAAAGTCGCCACGAAGGGGCCCGCGTCCAGATAGGTGTGTGTCGGGTTCGCCTGCGTGGAGGAGGCGCCGTCGCCGAACTCCCAAATGTAGAAGGCGATCATTCCATCGGAGTCGCTCGAACCGGCCGAGCTGAATGCGACGTCGATGGGCACATCGCCTGCGGCCGGAGCGGCCATCGCCGCGGCCACCGGGCGGCTGTTTCCTCCGACTCCCATCCGTTCATAATGTATACAGTAATTTGCATGGAGGGAGTCGTTGTCAAGAACAGAGCCGGTCAGCAGGGACACGCCCGCGCGCGCGGCAATGTTCGGGTCGGTCTCGCTCGCCGGCGTCGCCGAAAAGACGAACCCCTGGGCGTCGAGAACAGTTCCGGTCGGACCGATGCGCATGGCAAACAGGTCGCTGCGCGCGTCAAGCTGATCGAGCGTCCAATCGGCGAGGCGGTTTCTCTGGTCCTGGAAGACCACGACGAACTGGTCGCCATCCCATGCGGCGCGAGGCTTGTATTGGTTGCCGACCCAGGGAGTGAGGTTGATCATCGGCTGAACCGTGCCGTCCGCGCCCACCATCCTGGCCAGCAAGTCCGTTTCGACGCCTGATGAAAGCTCCTGGGATTGCACCATCAACGCCTGGCTCCCGCTGGAGGCCAGCGCCAGCTCGAACACGCCATTGCCGCCAGACGTTGAGAACGGGCCGTGAATCGTGAATGCGGGCGTCGTTGTTCCATCCGCATTGATGAACGCGCCGAGGGTGCTGGCGTAAGGATTGTCGTGTGTGGAGTTCTGGTGCCAGGCGGCAAGCCAGCGGCCTCCGAGCGCGACGACCGCCGGCACGCGGCCGACAAACGAGCCGCCGAGCGTCAGCGGCGCTGAATCAAGCACCGCTCCATCGGAGCCGCGAACGCGGGCCGCCGCCGGAAAGATGTACTGGGCGTTGATTCCGACCTTGCGACCGACGACGAGAAAATCAGCGCCCAGAGCGGCGACGTCCGCCGAACCGAAGGCCTTGTTTGCCGCGCTCATGATCACAAACGGGGCCGCATCCAGCGCGGTTCCATCCGGAAGGAGGCGCTGACCCACAATGCCGAAGGCATTTCCCCACGCCGCCAGGTAGCACGAGCCATTCCAGGCGACATTTGCGTAAGTCGGGCCGCTGGTGGGATTGCCGGCATCGAGCTGAATCGGCGACGCCGTGAGCGGATCACCATTCACATTGAGAGGCTGGGCCAGAACGCGCACCTGGGCAGCGGTCGCACTGAAATAGACGAGCATGTAGCCGGCATCGCCCGCGGCGACGTCGGACCGCTGCTGCCGTGGAGCGCCGACCGAAATCGCGCTGACCGGGCCGGGCGCGTTGCTGGGCAGGATCGTTGCGCCGAAGATGTCGTTGTTGCCGTTGGCGTAGGTCGTCCAGACGAGCTGAACGGCGCCCTGACCGGTTCCCGCGCTGGGCCCGGTCTGCACGCCCGGAACGGCGACACTGCCGGGGGCGATCACCTGCCCCGATGCATTGACGCGCACGATCCACGTCGTACTGTACTCGCCCCAGGTTATTCGCCAGTCGATCCCGTCCCATGCGACCGCCGTGGCGGCGTACGCGTAAGGCTGCGTGGTCCCGGAGAGGTTGACGCCGTTACCATCCAGCTTCTGACCGCTCGTGTTCACGCGCGAGCCGGCCACCACCACGGAGAAATTCGGCTCCTGCCGATTCCAGGCGATGTAGAAGCCGGCGTCATTCGCGGCCAGGTCGCTCAGCGGCGTGGGCAACAGGGAGATCAATGCGGCATCCAGCACGTTCAGGTCGCCGTCAAAGCGCACCGCCTTCGTATCATCCGTGCCGTTGACATAGGCATCGTTGAAGGAGAGCAGAAACACGCCGGCCGCATAGGCCAGCTTCAAGTTGGAGCGGCCGTAGTAGGTCGCTTTCACAAGCGCCCGCGTGGGCGGATCGAGCATAGCGCCGGCCGCCGAGATGCGCACGGCCACGATATCGCCGCTGGTCGAGCTGCCCTGATTGACGACGACCCAGTTTGCTCCATCGGAAGCCATCGCCCAATAGCTGCCGCCGGACGGCGTCAGCCCGAAGAGCTTGATGGGCTTGGAATCCAACACTGCACCGCTGGGCGCGACGCGCACGGCCTCCATCGACTTCTGGTAGTAGTACCCGGTGCCGCTGAGGTCGTAGCTCTCAAAGACGACCAGCCAGTGCGTGCCATTCCACGCGACTTTCGGATTTTCCTGCGCCGCCTTTCCGGCCGCGATGGCGATCGGCACGGCGTCGATCGCGTTTCCAGCGGCATCCAGCCGAAGGCCGTAGATGTCGCGCGAAGTCTCCCCCTCATAGCCGCCGGTGACGATGGCGCGCGTGTCGGACCACACCGCGAGCATCAGGTCGCCGCCGCGTGCGATGGCCGGCGCGGATTGGTCGCCTGCCGCGGCGCTAATGGCGGCGTCGCCTGGGACCGTACTCGCAGCCGCCAAGTCTGCAAAAGTCGCGACCACAATGAGCACGAGCGTGCAAGCCAATGCGCTATTCCAATTCAGCATGAGAAGGTCTCCCGAGCGAGGTTCTGTCGTGATGGAGACGCGCCGGTGCGCGGTCGAGGAGACTACGCCGAGGCGCGGAGAGTAAGAGTGGCTGCCAAACGGACACAGGCAAGTCACGCGCCAGTGCTCGTGGCGACGCACCAGTTTCTGCGAATTCCCGTAAAGGGCGCGAGGGGCGCGAGTTAGGATTCGTCGTTCGGCGCCGATGGCGCTCCATCCGCCGGTTGCGGCTGGGGCGTTCATGGGTCAACCGACCCGACGCCTGTGCGAATTGCCCCAGCCGCTCGCGTCTCATCGCACTCACCGCGGCGCGCTAGCCACCGGCCAGGAGCTGCACGAACGGGTTGATGTCCAGGATGTCCGCCGCGCCGTCGGCGTTGACATCGGCCAGCAGAGCGCTGCAGTTCGGGAACTGGGCCGCGTACGCCGCGGCGTCGATGATCGCCAGGACGAAGGCGTTGATATCCAGCACGTTCACGGCCCCGTCGCAGTTGCAGTCGCCGACGGCGAAAGGCGGCGGCGGGAGATTCAGGCTCCAGGCCTCAATGAAGTCGATTTCGTTCGTCGCGCCGCCGGCGTCGATCAACCAGAGCTGCTCGATCGTCTTGATGCCAAGCACATCGTGCAGGTTGTCGAGATCGAGGTAGACGAGATTGGCGACGACCGGGCTGCCGGGCAGGATTTCCAGGCCATCGATGTCGGCCCCTTGCAGGCCGCCGGTGAAACTGAGAAAGACGAACTCGCCTGCGACGACCGGGCTGCCCGGCTCGGTGTCGAGCACTTCGATGACGATGCCGACATCGTCCGTGGCGCCGCTTTCGAGCAGAGCGTCGAAACCGACGTTGGTGTCGAGCAGCGCGATCTCGAACGTGCGCGTCGTCGTGGCGTTGCTCAGGCCGCTGCGCGGGTCGCTGACTCTGCCGCTGGTGGCGGCAAAGTTGATCCGTTCGGCAGGGGTGAAGCTGCCGCCGTAAACCTGCGTGTCGGAGACGTTGACGCGCGTGCCGCGCAGGGCCGTGAAGGTGACGTTGAAGCTTTCTTCATAGGTCGTCGCGCCGGACAAGACCTCGGCGGAGCTGAGCACGGTCTGCACGAGGTCGGGTCGGCCGGCCGGTCCGGGCGGGTTGACGTAGGTGAGCGGGTCGGGAAAGTCGCGGACCATCGGCCGGACCACGAGCGGGTTCGAGATATCCGTCGCCGCATTCAGCAGCGAGGCGCCATGGCCCCAGGTGTCAATCGCCTGGGCCGCGTGCGCGGGCAGCCAGGAGGCCAGGGACGTCGCGACAAACTCGTTGGCCGCCGCGTCCGCGACGATCGGCTGGACGGCGGCGAAGACCGTCGTCTGGAAGGGCTGCCCCGCCGCGTTCAGACCGGTCGTGGGGTTCAGCACGGTGGCGGTGATCTGGACGTTTTGAACCGGGTTGAGCACGGCCGGGTCGCCGCCGCCGGCGTTCGTCGCGGTGACCGTGACGGTCGCGGAGGCGCTCGAATTGTGCGCCGCGCTGGCGGTCGGCGAGATCGCGACGGTGGGCAGCGCGAACGACTGTCCCGCGACGGCGGATGCGGCGTCGCCGCCGGAGAACGTCGCCACGGCGGGATTGGTCGATGCGCCTGCGACGGTGGAGAAGTTGACGTCAAAATCGCCGCCGACGTTGGCGCAAAGCAGCGCGGGGCGGCCGATCGTGTCTTTGAGCACGCTGAAGTTCTGTTCGCTCGATGCGGCGACTCCCAACTCCGGCGCGCTCGTGGTCATCACGGACCGTCCGGGCGTCGGGTAGAACGGGCCGGCGCTGCGGACGTGGCGATAGGCGTTGAGCGCGTCGGAAACCGGATCGTCGTTTCCGGTATTTGCATCCTCGGTCGTCTTGCCCATGTCGACGTACCTTCGTGCGTAGCCGGCGGCGATGCCGGGATTGAGGCCGGCGCTCTCGCGCTCGGGAAGCTGGCAGATCAGCCGACTGAAGGCGCCGCCATCCGGCAACACCATTGCCAGGTCGAAGCTGTTGTTCTGTCCGTACGGCTGCTCGAGCACATCGAAATTGCCGAAGTCATTTGGCGCGAAGCCATCCATGAGGCAACCTGCCTGCAGCACGGTGCCCGCCGGGAGGTTCGGGTTGGCGCTGCCGCCGACCGGGATGTGCTGGTCGTCGTAAAGCTGTACATAGCCGGCGGCATCACGATTCACGAGCAGGTAGGCGCTTGAGCCATTCTGAATGATGCCGCTCTGCGTCTCACTCGGCATGTCGATCAGCGACTCCGCGACGACCGGCGCGAAGTTGGTTGTGCCGCCGAACTGGTTGCCGTTGATCGGCACGAACGTGTAGCCGGGGGTGCTGGTCACGCCGCCGTTGATGAGGGCGACGCGCGTCGCAGCCGTTCCGGCCAGAGCGGTCGGCGGATTGCCGAGGTAATCGACCCAGCCGAGGACGACGACGCCGCCGGCGGGCCGGGCGACGGCGCCCGGCGTCAGCCCGTTGGAGGGGTCGAGGTCAAACGTCGGCAGGTCAAAGCGGTAATTCACCAGGCCGGGGCCGGTGCTGTCCTCGTCGCCTTCGACTTCATAAAACGCCAGCCGCAGAGCGTCCTTGTTCAACCCCGGGCGCAGATTGGCCGCGGGTGGAAGGTAGATTTCGATGTACTCCTGATGCAGATTGGCCGGGTCGCGGCCGACCGGGCCGTCGTTTACGCCGGGCGGGTCGGTGTACACCTCCGTGATGATCGGATGATCGGGGATCGCCGCCAGGACGGCAGGTACGAGAGCGGCCGAAGCACAAAACGCCGCGGCGCGCGCGGTCAGGCGCGAAAGGCTCATGAACGGTTCTCCTCTGAACAACGGGAAACAGGGGCCGCCAGAGCGCTGCGCGGGCGTCGTGGCAGCAAAAGACCAATGCACGTCGTGCGCCCTGCACAGGCCGGTCGCAAAGCGGCGCTCCCCTGAAGAGGCGGCGGCGACGGAGTTGATACAACCTTGGCGGCGTTGCGCTCCCGCTGAATTCGGCCGGCGGACCCGGGGATTAACGAAATCTGAACGGGGTTGTATCAGACGCGCCGCCGCCGGCTCTGTAGGCGGCAGCGGAGCCGCACCTTTGTGCGTTGGTTTCACGCGGCTCGCAGCCCGTCGTCCTTCCGCCCGAGGTCCACACGTGTTTGTAAGCTCGAACGACCTGCGACCCTCGCGAACCCCGAAGCGTGTGCTGGCCTACTGCCACGACAGCGTCGGCATCGGGCATCTGCGCCGCACGCTGGCGATCTGCGAGCGTGTCGGGCGCGTTTTTCCGGAGTGTTCCTTCCTGATCGCCACCGGCACGCCTTACGTGCCGATGTTCAATCTCAAGGCGAAAATCGACACGCTGAAGCTGCCGGCGCTTTCCAAAGAGGGCGACGGCTACTGCTCTAAATTCCTGGGCATGTCGCTGCAGCGCATGATTCAGTTTCGCCAGTCGCTGCTGCTCCAGGCCACCAAGGACCTGGCGCCGGACGTGCTGCTGGTGGATAAGGCGCCGCTGGGCGTCTGTCGCGAGCTGCTGCCGACGCTCAACTGGCTGCACGAGAACCGCCCCGACGTGCCGATCGTCTTCGGCATGCGCGACGTGGAGGACGATCCCGAGTCGACCATCGCGCAGTGGACGCACGACGGCGTGCAGAGCGCGCTCGACGCGTGCTTCCACGAAATCTGGGTCTACGGCATGCAGGGCGTGTTCGACGTCGTTCGCGAATACCGGCTGCCCGGCGGAATCGCCGAAAAGACGCACTACGCCGGCTACGTCCGCCGCGATCCCTGCGACCACGCACCGCGGCCGCGCATCGCCGGCAAGCAGGTGCTGGTCACCGTCGGCGGCGGAACGGATGGCGAGCGGCTGCTTTCGACGTACCTGGAGCAGACTGCCGCCGCCGTGGCGCGGCTGGGCGCGACCTCGACCGTCGTCGGCGGGCCGGACCTGCCGCCGCCGGTTGCCGCGAAGCTGCGGGAAAAGGCCGCGCACATTCCCGCAACGCACTGGCTCGACTTTGAACCGTGCATGGGCTGCCGCATCAAGCAGAGCGATCTGATCGTCTCGATGGGCGGCTACAACACGATGTGCGAGGTCGCATCGGTTCGCAAGCCAATGCTGGTCATCCCGCGCGTCAAGCCGCGGCTGGAGCAGCTCATGCGCGCCCGGCTGTGGGAACGGCTCGGCGCAGCCCGCTGCCTGCCGCCGGACGAACTGACCCCGCAGGTGCTGACGCAGCGCGTTATGCAGATGCTGGCCGCAGAGGACGGACCGATGCGTCACGAACTGGATATGGCCGCGCTCGAGTTCGTCGAGCAGCGGTTCTCGCAATTCTTCGCCGAGGAGCCGAGCCGTGCGACTGCTGTACGTGTGTAACGACTTCGGCATTCCGCCGGACGGGACCAAGGGGCCGTCGATCCACCTTCGGTCGATCACGGCGGCGCTGGCCGCCGCCGGTTGCGAGGTTCGGCTGCTGAGTCCCAAAGCCGGCCCCGGTCCGGGTCATCCGGTCGTTCGGCTGCTGCCGCCGGGCTGTCCGCCCGCGGATGAATCGGCGCGCCTGCTGCGCGACTACATGACGCCGCGCGGGCTCGGCGATGCGCTGGCGCGCGAAATTCGCCCGCTGCTGTACAACGCCTGGGCCCTGGACGAGGCGCGGCGGGCGCTGGCGGATCGCCCGGTGGATGTCGTGCTTGAGCGGCTCTCGCTCTTTTCGCACCTGGGGCTGGACCTGGCCGAGGCGCTGGACGTGCCGCTGGTCGTGGAAGTGAACGCGATCCTGACGGACGAAGCGCGCCGCTACCGCGCGCTGCAACGAATCGAACTGGCCGAGACGATTGAGAGGCGCGTGCTTGAGCGGGCGGCGGCGCTGCTGGTCGTCAGCCGGCAATTGGCCGATCAGCTCGCGCAGCGCGGCGTGGAGCGCGACAAGATCGTAGTGATTCCGAACGGCGCGGACGTTGAGCACTTCGACGCCGCGCCGCCTCCGGATGCGTGTCGGGCGGCGCTCGGGCTGGCCGGGCGGTTCGTGGTCGGTTTCGTCGGCAGCCTGAAGGTGTGGCACGGCGCGGACGTGCTGGTCGAGGCGTTCGCGAAGCTGCATGCCGTCGATTCAGCGGCGCGGCTGCTGATCGTCGGCGCCGGCCCGCAGGAGCCGTCGCTGCGGACGCAGGCGGCCGAGCTGAGCCTGGGCGAATCCGCCGTCTTCACCGGAGCGGTTTCGCACGAGCAGGTGCCGGCGATGGTGCGGGCGATGGACGTGGCCGTCGCGCCGTACGTTTCGATCGAGGGATTCTGCTTCTCGCCGATCAAGCTGTTCGAGTACATGGCCGCCGGGGCGTGCGTCGTTGCGTCGCGGATCGGACAGATTGACGAGGTCGTTGAGCACGCGCGAAACGGGCTGCTGTGCAGTCCCGGGAATGCGACCCATCTCTTCGGTGCGCTGGACCTGTTGCGGACCTCCCCGAACCTGCGGCGACGGCTGGCGGAGTGCGGCCGCGAGACGGTGCGGACGAAATTCACCTGGGCGCACACCGCGCGGCGCGTGCTGGACGTGATCGGGCCGCTCGTCGCCGCGCGGGCGGCGGCGTCGTCCTTTCAGGCGGCGACGTCATGAGCGGCGAAACGCGCGGCCAACCAGCGGCCAGGGGCGGCCGCGTGGGCTACTTCCTGCGGATGTACCCGCGCTTCAGCCAGACGTTTATTGTGAACGAGATGCTCGAGCTGGAGCGGCAAGGGGTTGATCTTCGCATCCTGGCGCAGAAGAAGCCCGACGACGGCATGTTTCACGAGTCGGTGACGCGCGTCCGCGCCAAGGCGGGATACCTGCCCGAAACGCTGACCGGCTGCCTGGCGAAGACGTGGACCTTCTTTCGCGAGCGCTTCGGCAAGGGCGCGCCGGCGTACGGCGCGGCATGGCGAGCGTGCGTGCTGCGGCGGCAAGCCGGGCTGGTGGACTTTCTTCAGGCGGCGCTGCTGGTCCGCTGGGCCCGCAAGCACAAGGTCGGCCACGTGCACGTGCATTTCGGCACCGGCGAAGCGACCGTCGCCATGCTGGCACGGCTGATGGGCGGGCCGAGCTACAGCCTGACGCTGCATGCGTTCGACATCTTTCGCGACAACGTCGATCGGCGGCTGCTGGCGGCGAAGATCAACCACTCGCGGTTCACGGTCACCGTGTGTCATGAGAATCGGCGCTGGATGATTGAGAACCTCCCGGGCGTCGTCGCGGAGCGCATTCGCGTCAACTACAACGGGATTGACCTGGAACGGTTCGCGCCCGCCGGCGACGGGATCCGCCGCGCAAACTCGGCCGACTCGGAGGTCGGCCGCTACGTGGAGAACTCGGCCGACTCGGAGGTCGGCCGCTACGTGGAGAACTCGGCCGACTCGGAGGTCGGCCGCTACGTGGAGAACTCGGCCGACTCGGAGGTCGGCCGCTACGTGGAGAACTCGGCCGTGTTGGGGGCCGGCCCTGACGCCGCGAGCCCTTCGCTGCTGGGCGTCGGGCGATTGATTGAGAAGAAGGGGTTCATCGATCTGGTTCGCGCGGCGGGACTGCTGCGCGATCGCGGAACGCCCGTACAAGTTCGGATCATCGGCGACGGCCCGGAAGAGGCGGCGCTGAAATGCGAGATCGAGCGCCTCGGCCTCGAGCAGCACGTGAAGCTGCTCGGCCCGCTTCAGCAGGACGCCGTCCGGAGCCAGATGCAGCAGGCGACCTGCTTCGTGCTGCCCTGCATCCGGGCCGCCGACGGCAATGTGGACGCGCTGCCGACGGTTCTACTGGAAGCGATGGCCTGCGGCTGCCCGTCGATCAGCACCGCGATCGGGGGCGTGCCGGAGATCATCGAGGACGGCGTGAGCGGGCGCGTGGTCGAGCCGGGACGGCCGGTGCTGCTGGCCGACGCGATTCAGTCGGTCGTGCGCGATGCGGAAATCGCCGAGCGATACTCGCTCGCCGGGCGCCGCCGCGTCGAGCGGATGTTCGACGTGCGCAGGAACGTCGCGACGATGCGCGCGTGGCTGACGGGGTCGGCCGAGCCGGCCGAAGCGTCCGCCGTCGAAACCCAGGCGCCGTCCACGGTGGCC
The genomic region above belongs to Phycisphaerae bacterium RAS1 and contains:
- the glgA gene encoding Capsular glucan synthase; this encodes MSGETRGQPAARGGRVGYFLRMYPRFSQTFIVNEMLELERQGVDLRILAQKKPDDGMFHESVTRVRAKAGYLPETLTGCLAKTWTFFRERFGKGAPAYGAAWRACVLRRQAGLVDFLQAALLVRWARKHKVGHVHVHFGTGEATVAMLARLMGGPSYSLTLHAFDIFRDNVDRRLLAAKINHSRFTVTVCHENRRWMIENLPGVVAERIRVNYNGIDLERFAPAGDGIRRANSADSEVGRYVENSADSEVGRYVENSADSEVGRYVENSADSEVGRYVENSAVLGAGPDAASPSLLGVGRLIEKKGFIDLVRAAGLLRDRGTPVQVRIIGDGPEEAALKCEIERLGLEQHVKLLGPLQQDAVRSQMQQATCFVLPCIRAADGNVDALPTVLLEAMACGCPSISTAIGGVPEIIEDGVSGRVVEPGRPVLLADAIQSVVRDAEIAERYSLAGRRRVERMFDVRRNVATMRAWLTGSAEPAEASAVETQAPSTVAADAVRGA